Proteins encoded by one window of Xenopus tropicalis strain Nigerian chromosome 6, UCB_Xtro_10.0, whole genome shotgun sequence:
- the tp53inp1 gene encoding tumor protein p53-inducible nuclear protein 1: MFQMLNNMFARECSNALSQETKLSEKEDDEWILVDFIAQVDPGSRVSEEAATFEVISHSDETSVLPHVSNTFERLGTTSDSCFIHFNLCPMEESWFVTPPPCFTAGELTSMAVKTSPMENLLIEHPSMSVYAVHNMCHKPETSCESGFPSPDRTELATENKKKGKHIHCSIAALAARIKGLENTKIYLGDKLTKLHLEKHPSRKGFRRQNLIRGCRSQQTKHSRLLVHQPSPRQYNY; this comes from the exons ATGTTCCAGATGCTTAACAATATGTTTGCTAGAGAATGCAGCAATGCCTTAAGCCAAGAAACCAAACTGAGCGAAAAAGAAGATGATGAGTGGATTCTTGTCGACTTCATAG CTCAAGTGGATCCTGGTTCGAGAGTTTCTGAAGAAGCAGCTACATTTGAAGTCATATCACATTCTGATGAAACATCTGTTCTGCCACACGTTTCAAATACATTTGAACGTTTAGGAACCACAAGTGACTCGTGCTTTATTCATTTCAACCTATGCCCCATGGAGGAGAGCTGGTTTGTGACACCACCTCCTTGTTTTACTGCAGGAGAACTGACCAGCATGGCGGTGAAAACCAGCCCTATGGAAAACCTTCTCATTGAACACCCAAGCATGTCTGTGTATGCTGTTCATAACATGTGCCATAAACCGGAGACTAGTTGTGAATCTGGTTTTCCCAGCCCTGATAGAACAGA gttggctacagagaataaaaaaaagggtAAACACATACATTGTTCTATTGCAGCTCTTGCTGCTCGAATAAAAGGACTGGAGAACACCAAAATATATCTTGGTGATAAGTTGACTAAACTTCATTTGGAAAAACATCCAAGCAGAAAGGGTTTCCGGCGCCAGAATCTCATTCGAGGATGCCGTTCCCAACAGACCAAGCACAGCAGACTCCTCGTTCACCAGCCTTCCCCACGTCAATACAATTATTGA